The following are from one region of the Polycladomyces subterraneus genome:
- a CDS encoding Hsp70 family protein, whose protein sequence is MPCERTRTYVTGEDNQPRVEIEVLQGEDEDPNSPNVQLIGKAGLRNLPPHKAGELVIEITLRNDADGVIEVVAKELKSG, encoded by the coding sequence ATCCCCTGCGAACGGACCCGTACCTACGTCACCGGCGAGGATAACCAACCGCGGGTGGAGATCGAGGTGCTGCAGGGAGAGGACGAAGATCCCAACTCCCCCAACGTACAGCTGATCGGCAAAGCGGGCTTGCGTAACCTGCCGCCGCATAAGGCCGGGGAATTGGTAATCGAGATAACGCTCCGCAATGATGCAGACGGCGTGATCGAAGTGGTGGCCAAAGAGCTGAAGAGCGGGTAG
- a CDS encoding CpaF family protein yields the protein MALFDRIQSRPQKSRRRSNQSHSVSSINQNRIDKLAQHFKARLLRETDLEKLTQLPSNELRITLDRIVGRYLADEQVVITRQERDRLISKIIDESVGYGPLEPLLMDEEITEIVVNGPEEVYYEKNGKLHKTDIKFRDEEALRHVIDRIVAPIGRRIDVSSPMVDARLPDGSRVNAVIPPIALKGSLLSIRKFRKDPIRIDDLIRFGSLTPDMAQFLTSLVRAKLNLIISGGTGSGKTTLLNALACFIPENERIITIEDMAELRIPHGHVAGMEARPANVEGKGEITIRQLVRNALRMRPDRIIVGEVRGAEAFDMLQAMNTGHEGSLTTIHANSPDDAMRRLEGMVMMSSIDLPAAIIREYIVGAVDFIIQIGRLPDGQRKMLSIAEIQKDDQGHFEMKEIFRFNQTGVKEDGTVVGYFSPTGILPKCLPRLKAYGVPVDPKIFRPVRGDIR from the coding sequence TTGGCGTTGTTCGATCGGATTCAAAGCCGCCCTCAAAAATCACGTCGCCGCTCCAATCAATCACATTCAGTGTCTTCAATCAATCAAAACCGGATTGATAAATTGGCCCAGCATTTTAAAGCCCGTTTGTTAAGGGAGACAGATCTTGAAAAATTAACGCAATTACCCTCCAATGAGCTGAGGATCACTTTAGACAGAATTGTTGGTCGCTACCTTGCGGATGAACAAGTGGTGATCACCCGGCAAGAACGTGACCGTTTAATCAGCAAAATCATTGATGAATCAGTGGGTTATGGTCCGCTGGAACCATTATTGATGGACGAAGAGATCACGGAAATCGTGGTGAATGGACCGGAGGAAGTTTACTACGAGAAAAACGGGAAGCTGCACAAAACGGACATCAAATTCCGGGATGAAGAAGCACTTCGACATGTGATTGACCGGATTGTGGCACCGATTGGGCGCCGTATAGACGTGAGCTCACCCATGGTGGATGCCCGTTTACCTGACGGTTCACGTGTGAATGCTGTTATTCCACCTATCGCACTGAAGGGTTCACTATTATCGATCCGGAAATTCCGAAAAGACCCGATCAGGATTGACGACCTCATTCGGTTTGGAAGTTTAACACCGGATATGGCCCAATTTCTGACGAGTCTGGTACGGGCAAAACTGAATTTGATTATTTCGGGGGGAACAGGTAGCGGGAAAACGACTTTGTTGAACGCGTTGGCCTGTTTCATCCCTGAGAATGAGCGGATCATTACCATTGAGGATATGGCTGAGCTCCGCATCCCCCATGGACATGTGGCCGGGATGGAAGCCCGCCCTGCCAACGTGGAGGGAAAAGGGGAAATCACCATTCGTCAATTGGTTCGAAATGCTCTCCGGATGCGTCCCGACCGGATCATCGTCGGTGAGGTACGGGGGGCGGAGGCATTTGATATGCTTCAAGCCATGAACACAGGGCATGAAGGTTCGCTTACTACAATCCATGCCAACTCACCCGATGATGCCATGAGGCGGTTGGAAGGTATGGTGATGATGTCCAGCATTGATCTACCTGCCGCTATCATTCGTGAATATATCGTGGGTGCAGTTGATTTTATTATTCAAATCGGACGTCTGCCTGACGGACAACGGAAAATGTTGTCCATTGCTGAAATTCAAAAAGACGATCAGGGTCACTTTGAGATGAAGGAAATCTTCCGATTTAACCAAACCGGGGTGAAGGAAGATGGAACTGTGGTAGGATATTTCTCACCAACAGGGATTCTTCCCAAGTGTTTACCCCGTCTGAAAGCATATGGCGTACCAGTTGATCCGAAGATTTTCCGCCCTGTCAGGGGTGACATTCGATGA
- a CDS encoding tetratricopeptide repeat protein produces MENYYELFGIPREADKGGIRKRIHQELRKWSNRTNAPQMERRQEAERMVQLLEEAEEILLDPDKRAAYDRQLTAASRLQTSVRREQAAAFDVTRTGTGTVTPVETIISRGTELLEQNRVADTIVLARQANPDAWALLAHAKLEWGEPEQAVEAFRRAIELKPNDGRYYYGLGQTYEQLNRWEEAVTQYRRTCKTDPDNHQYRVALGMALIRAERFDDGVALLEQCAQAEPDNPVYQESLAIGYQAKAYYSSTKVPAGHPMMAEGRYPTTYQQYRTAVRYLSKALALRFDNPQLRQTLRETLKKVEKEGARLFTGSKLSIGIVWALRSTACLSTPPSAHACFSFFYRLCKSPQR; encoded by the coding sequence ATGGAAAACTACTATGAACTCTTCGGGATTCCCCGCGAAGCAGATAAGGGGGGGATCCGCAAACGGATCCACCAGGAACTGCGCAAATGGAGCAACCGGACCAATGCCCCGCAGATGGAGCGCCGCCAGGAGGCGGAGCGAATGGTGCAGCTGCTGGAGGAAGCGGAGGAAATCCTGCTCGACCCTGACAAGCGGGCGGCCTATGACCGGCAGTTGACCGCCGCTTCCCGGCTCCAGACATCTGTGCGCCGGGAGCAGGCCGCGGCATTCGATGTCACCCGTACGGGAACTGGTACGGTCACTCCGGTGGAAACCATCATTTCCCGGGGAACAGAACTGTTGGAGCAAAACCGGGTGGCGGACACGATTGTCCTCGCGCGCCAGGCCAACCCCGACGCATGGGCACTGCTGGCCCACGCCAAATTGGAGTGGGGCGAACCGGAACAGGCAGTGGAAGCATTCCGGCGGGCGATCGAGCTGAAACCCAATGACGGGCGGTACTACTACGGTCTCGGCCAAACTTACGAACAGCTGAACCGCTGGGAGGAAGCAGTTACCCAGTACCGGCGTACCTGCAAAACGGACCCGGACAACCATCAGTACCGGGTCGCTCTCGGCATGGCGCTGATCCGGGCAGAGCGATTCGATGACGGGGTGGCTCTGCTGGAACAGTGTGCGCAAGCCGAACCGGACAACCCGGTTTACCAGGAGAGCCTGGCGATTGGTTACCAAGCCAAAGCCTACTACAGCTCGACCAAAGTGCCCGCCGGACATCCGATGATGGCAGAAGGACGATACCCCACCACCTATCAGCAGTATCGCACTGCCGTGCGCTACCTGAGCAAAGCTTTGGCTTTGCGGTTCGACAACCCCCAGCTGCGGCAGACCCTGCGCGAGACGCTGAAAAAGGTGGAGAAAGAGGGGGCGCGCCTTTTCACCGGCAGCAAGCTGTCCATCGGCATTGTCTGGGCATTGCGGTCTACAGCTTGTTTGTCGACGCCACCGTCGGCGCACGCGTGTTTCTCTTTCTTCTACCGGCTTTGTAAATCGCCTCAGCGTTGA
- the grpE gene encoding nucleotide exchange factor GrpE — MDNMSREIDTDSEIGRTFALLLETLKDEVLEILYRREIQLMRTGSDAFDPRVQHAIGVEHTDDPADNNRVARVVRHGILYRDTVLRPEEVIVKRYRSASSTSLVERG, encoded by the coding sequence GTGGATAACATGAGTCGGGAGATCGATACCGACTCGGAGATCGGACGCACGTTTGCCCTTCTGTTGGAGACGCTCAAGGACGAGGTGCTGGAGATTCTTTACCGCCGGGAGATACAGCTGATGCGAACGGGCTCCGACGCCTTCGACCCGCGCGTACAGCATGCGATCGGAGTGGAGCACACCGATGATCCTGCGGATAACAACCGAGTGGCCAGGGTGGTCCGGCACGGGATTCTCTATCGGGATACGGTGCTGCGACCGGAAGAAGTGATCGTGAAGCGGTATCGGTCGGCGTCGTCCACGTCGTTGGTGGAAAGAGGATAA
- a CDS encoding AAA family ATPase has product MSAEIKLLVVTEEPAQAEDIQSRVGNQFPQFLHIHPNEVRREIARLQPDIVLLHEMKDGSGIQLIPYISREVSDVFIIYLTERRDPVRTRDVGRAGAFDVLFLPDEITALEDVLSRAVKAHQAKEYRSEASASFTWGRGQIISFYSGKGGCGRSLISSTLAQTLQLDSTSGVLLVDLNLQYGGLESYLNIESDRSIYDLTPVLEELNDNHIRNVTVVEPYSQVEVLASPADAEIADQVTEDHVERLLRAARLYYDYILVDLPTEMSTLTFTALEESDKLFYVMNPDSVSMRIFGRVLDLFGKIGVDTSDRLEVILNRVSRDYELDIKTVQQHFPYPVIGEIHEDTKKLQQMINRGTPLRTSRRERGLSVFARDIQKIAKKLLSQQAGKTA; this is encoded by the coding sequence ATGAGTGCGGAAATTAAGCTGTTGGTCGTGACGGAAGAACCGGCACAAGCAGAAGATATCCAATCACGAGTCGGAAATCAGTTCCCGCAGTTTTTACATATTCATCCCAATGAAGTAAGACGTGAGATTGCCCGTTTACAACCGGATATCGTTTTACTGCATGAGATGAAGGATGGTTCAGGAATACAGTTGATTCCCTATATTTCCAGGGAAGTATCGGATGTATTTATCATTTATTTAACGGAACGTCGTGACCCGGTTCGGACCCGTGATGTGGGTAGAGCAGGGGCATTTGATGTACTGTTTTTACCGGATGAAATTACCGCCTTGGAGGATGTTTTAAGCAGAGCGGTAAAAGCCCATCAGGCGAAGGAGTATCGATCGGAGGCCAGTGCGAGTTTCACCTGGGGACGTGGGCAAATCATTTCTTTTTACAGTGGTAAAGGGGGATGTGGACGGAGTTTGATATCCTCCACATTGGCCCAAACATTGCAACTCGATTCCACCTCAGGTGTGTTGTTGGTCGATTTGAATTTGCAGTACGGAGGATTGGAGAGTTATCTCAACATCGAGAGCGATCGGTCAATCTATGATCTAACACCGGTATTGGAAGAGCTGAATGATAACCATATCCGGAACGTTACAGTGGTAGAGCCGTATTCACAAGTAGAGGTTTTAGCCAGTCCCGCTGATGCTGAGATAGCTGATCAAGTGACGGAAGATCATGTTGAGCGGTTGTTGCGTGCCGCTCGCCTTTACTACGACTATATTCTGGTGGATTTACCTACGGAAATGAGTACCCTCACCTTCACCGCATTGGAAGAGTCGGATAAATTGTTTTATGTAATGAATCCTGACTCGGTTTCTATGAGAATTTTTGGGAGGGTGCTTGATCTATTTGGGAAAATTGGGGTGGATACAAGCGATCGACTGGAAGTGATTCTCAACCGGGTAAGCAGGGATTATGAGCTTGATATAAAAACTGTCCAACAACATTTCCCCTATCCAGTTATTGGTGAAATTCATGAAGATACGAAAAAGCTGCAACAAATGATTAACCGCGGAACACCGTTGCGCACTTCCAGAAGAGAGCGGGGGCTTTCGGTTTTCGCCAGAGACATTCAGAAGATAGCCAAGAAATTACTTTCTCAACAAGCCGGAAAAACAGCCTAA